A window of Maioricimonas rarisocia genomic DNA:
GCCGAGCGGGTATGCCCTGTGCGTTCCCGCTCGTTGTTTTTTACCCGTCCTCCTGGTCCTTCTGCGATGCAGTGTCGCGATGCCCGCTTCGACAGAGTCAATTCGAAACATCGGTATCGTGGCGCATATTGACGCCGGCAAGACCACGACCACGGAACGCATCCTCTACTACGCCGGCGCCTCCCATAAGATGGGACAGGTCGACGAGGGGACCACGCAGACCGACTTCGACCCCGAAGAGGCCAAGCGGGGTATCACGATCTATTCCGCGGCAGTCACCTGCCACTGGAAAGATTGCACGATCAATATCATCGACACCCCCGGCCACGTCGACTTCACAGCCGAAGTCCAGCGCAGCCTGCGGGTGCTCGACGGTGCCGTCGTTGTCTTCAGCGCCGTCGAAGGTGTCGAAGCCCAGAGCGAAACGGTCTGGCGACAGGCCGACGAGTTCCGCGTCCCCCGGCTCTGCTTCGTCAACAAGATGGATCGCATCGGAGCCGATTTCGACCGCACTCTCGGGCAGGTTCGCGACCGCCTCAAGGGTAACCCGGTCGTCCTGACAATCCCGATCGGTGCCGGCCATGAATTCAAGGGCATCATCGACCTGCTGCAGATGAAAGCCCTCTACTTCGACCGCGAGACCATGGGCCGCGAGATCGAAGTCACCGACATCCCGGAAGACATGCGGGAGACCGCCGCCAGATGGCGATCGAAGCTGCTCGACTCCGTCTCGATGCTCGATGACGAAGTCATGACCGCCTACCTCGAAGGCGAAGAAGTCACTGCCGAGCAGATCCATCGCGTCCTTCGCGCCGGCACCCTCGCCCGCGAGCTGCAGCCCACGTTCTGCGGTTCGTCCCTCGACTACTGCGGCGTCCAGCCGGTCCTCGACGCCGTCAACAACTACCTGCCCAGTCCACTCGACGTCCCGCCGGTCGAAGGGATCAACCCCTCACCGAAAAAGGGCGAAGACGAGCACGCGATTCGCAAGGTCGACAAGAACGAACCGTTTGCCGGCCTGATCTTCAAGATCGCCGCCGACAAGCATGCCGACATGTGTTTCGTCCGCGTCTACTCCGGCGTTCTCAAGAGTGGCTCGCGTGCCCTCAACCCGCGGACGGGCAAGAAAGAACTCATCAGCCAGATCTGGCACATCCAGGCTGGCCACCGCGAGAAGATCGAAACAGACGCGGTCGACGCGGGCGGCATCGCCGGCGTCATCGGCCCCAAGCAGGTCGTCACAGGCGACACGCTCTGCGATCAGAAACACCCGATCATTCTCGAGTCGATCAACTTCCCCGAGACCGTCATCTCGATGGCAGTGGAACCCGACTCGAGTGCTGACCGCAAGAAACTCGAAGACGCGCTCCTGCAACTTTCCAAGCAGGACCCCACCTTCAAGGCGAAGGTCAGCGACGAGACCGGCCAGACGATCATCAGCGGCATGGGCGAACTTCACCTCGAAGTTCTCCGCGAGCGCCTGCAACGCGACTTCAACCTCAACGTGAAGGTTCACAAGCCGCGCGTCTCGTATCGCGAAACCGTACAGAAACCCGTCGAGTCGGACGGCGAGTTCTCCCGCACCACAGCGGGCGAATCGCAGTTCGCCAGCGTGCGAATTCGCGTCGAACCGTTCGAAGCCGAACGGGGCGTCGAAGTCACGTCCGAACTCACTCCCGGCGATCTCCCGAAGGAACAGATCCGCATCGTCCTGGAAACCATCCAGGAGGCGGCTCACTCCGGAGGTGTCGTCGGCTACCCGTTAATGAAAGTTCGCTTCACCCTCGTCTCGATCGACTATCGGGAAGGGGAAACCACGGAAGAAGCGCTTCGCGCCGCAACGTCGCATGCGGTTCAGAACGCCCTTTCCGAGGCCGACGTGGCACTCCTCGAGCCGGTAATGAAGCTCGAAGTCGTCACACCGGGTGAATTCCTCGGCAACATTCAGGCGGACCTGAACACGCGACATGCGCGAATTCTTGGCAGCGAGCCCCGGGGGCACCTCACGGCAATGACCGCCGAGGTGCCACTGGCCCGGATGTTCGGATACTCCACACTGGTCCGCAGCCTTTCCCAGGGACGGGCGTCGTACTCGATGGAGCCTCTGAAATACGATCTCGCCCCGCCATCCGTCCTGGAGGAAATGTTCGGCTGAGCGGGCGCCTCAGACGGGTGTTCGCGTCACCGGACCGGCCAGGGATCGGCCTCCCGGATGCAATCGGACTCCGATTGTAAAATCCGTCTTTTCGAATCGTTGACAAACTTGAGAACGCCAGATAGCATCTCGGATTTCCGCCCCACTGCGGGGCCTCACCCACCGATTCTGGCGTTGGTTTAAGTTCTTGGAAGAGGATGGTTTAGGTGTCGACCAGCGAAAGAATTCGGATCCGGATGGAGGCCTACGATCACACGGTCCTCGATCAGTCGGCAAGTGAAATTGTCGACACGGCCAAGCGGACCGGGGCAATTGTGCATGGGCCCATTCCACTGCCGACGCGCATTGAGCGCTATACGGTTCTGCGGAGCCCGCACATCGACAAGAAGTCGCGTGAGCAGTTTGAGATTCGCACTCACAAACGCCTCGTCGACATACTCCAGCCGACCGGAAAGACGATCGACGCGCTGAACAAGCTGTCGCTTCCGGCTGGTGTTGATATCAAAATCAAGGCGGCCAGCTGACGCTGGTTGACCTTGTTTCCTCGACTCCGTTGGACCCGCCGTGCAGGTGGGTCTCGGTCGCTCGTGGGTGGCGTCTCTCTCCGCTCCGGGTTGTGAAGGTGGAATCATGGCGGTAGGACTGTTGGGTCGCAAAGTTGGCATGACGCAGGTATACCGGGAGGACGGTACGATCGTCCCGGTGACCGTCATTGAAGCCGGCCCCTGCACTGTGTTGCAGGTGAAGACGGTGGAGCATGACGGCTACGCTGCTGTCCAGGTCGGCTTTGACGACAAGCTCAGTGACCGGGATCTGGACAGGCCAGCCGACCAGCGGGTTCGCAGTCGGGCCTCGCGGGCCGAGCGTGGACACGTGGTTCAGCTCTCCAGTAGCCGTCAGAAGGCTCGTCAGGCCGCGGGCATCGAGCCGCTTCCCAAGGCGGACTGCGAGCCGAAGCGATTCATTCGCGAGTTTCGTCTGGAAGGCGAGTCTGGCGACGTCGAAGTCGGCCAGGTCCTCGATGCTTCCGTTTTTGAAGGTGTCGCCAAGGTCGACGTAGTCGGGACCTCCAAGGGTCGCGGCACCGCCGGCGTGATGAAACGGCACAACTTCGC
This region includes:
- the fusA gene encoding elongation factor G, coding for MPASTESIRNIGIVAHIDAGKTTTTERILYYAGASHKMGQVDEGTTQTDFDPEEAKRGITIYSAAVTCHWKDCTINIIDTPGHVDFTAEVQRSLRVLDGAVVVFSAVEGVEAQSETVWRQADEFRVPRLCFVNKMDRIGADFDRTLGQVRDRLKGNPVVLTIPIGAGHEFKGIIDLLQMKALYFDRETMGREIEVTDIPEDMRETAARWRSKLLDSVSMLDDEVMTAYLEGEEVTAEQIHRVLRAGTLARELQPTFCGSSLDYCGVQPVLDAVNNYLPSPLDVPPVEGINPSPKKGEDEHAIRKVDKNEPFAGLIFKIAADKHADMCFVRVYSGVLKSGSRALNPRTGKKELISQIWHIQAGHREKIETDAVDAGGIAGVIGPKQVVTGDTLCDQKHPIILESINFPETVISMAVEPDSSADRKKLEDALLQLSKQDPTFKAKVSDETGQTIISGMGELHLEVLRERLQRDFNLNVKVHKPRVSYRETVQKPVESDGEFSRTTAGESQFASVRIRVEPFEAERGVEVTSELTPGDLPKEQIRIVLETIQEAAHSGGVVGYPLMKVRFTLVSIDYREGETTEEALRAATSHAVQNALSEADVALLEPVMKLEVVTPGEFLGNIQADLNTRHARILGSEPRGHLTAMTAEVPLARMFGYSTLVRSLSQGRASYSMEPLKYDLAPPSVLEEMFG
- the rpsJ gene encoding 30S ribosomal protein S10, whose protein sequence is MSTSERIRIRMEAYDHTVLDQSASEIVDTAKRTGAIVHGPIPLPTRIERYTVLRSPHIDKKSREQFEIRTHKRLVDILQPTGKTIDALNKLSLPAGVDIKIKAAS
- the rplC gene encoding 50S ribosomal protein L3, with the protein product MTQVYREDGTIVPVTVIEAGPCTVLQVKTVEHDGYAAVQVGFDDKLSDRDLDRPADQRVRSRASRAERGHVVQLSSSRQKARQAAGIEPLPKADCEPKRFIREFRLEGESGDVEVGQVLDASVFEGVAKVDVVGTSKGRGTAGVMKRHNFAGQRASHGVKKVHRRPGSIGMSADPSRVLKGTRMAGQYGNARSTVRALEIVRIDPENNMIVVKGAIPGPNGGYVLVRPTNKCG